The DNA region TCCACGACGTCCTCCGCCGGCACCACACGCGAGACCAGACCGGATCGCTCGGCCTCCTCTGCGCCTACGAATCTTCCGGTGAGGATCATGTCCATGGCCTTGGCCTTGCCCACGGCGCGGGTGAGGCGCTGGGAACCGCCCATGCCCGGCAGCACTCCCAGGTTGATCTCCGGCTGGCCGAACTTCGCGTTGTCGCCCGCAATGAGGAGGTCGCACATCATGGCTAGCTCGCAGCCTCCACCCAGGGCGAAGCCGGATACGGCAGCGATGGTGGGGATACGCAGCCGGGTGAAGTCCTCCCAGCCGCGGAACCAGTCAGCGGCGTACATGTCCATGTATCCCTGGGCGGCCATCTCCTTGATGTCGGCCCCTGCGGCGAATGCCTTGGAGGAGCCGGTGATCACCACGGCCCCCACGGCAGCGTCGGCGTCCATGGCCGAAACCGCTGCAACCAGTTCCTCCATGGTGGCCTTGTTCAGGGCGTTCAGTGCCTCGGGCCTGTTCAGCGTCACCAAGCCCACCCGGCCGCGCCGTTCCACGAGGATGTTCGCATACTCCGTCATGCCTGACTCCCGTCCTGTTGCGCCCGCTTCACCGTGCCGGCAGGCTGCGACTTATCCCGGATATCAGTGATAATTCCCGAGAAGTCGCGGCCGGCACCGCCTTCCGCCGCAAACGTATCGTAAATCTCGGACGCGAGTGGCCCCAGGCGGGCCGCCACCCCCGTGCCCTGCAGGGCATTAAGGGCAAGTTTGAGATCCTTGGCCATGAGCGCGCCGGCGAAGCCCGGCTGGTAGTCGCGGTTTGCAGGGCTCGTGGGGACAGGCCCTGGAACGGGGCAGTTGGTAGTCAGCGCCCAGCACTGTCCCGAGGCGGCGGAGGCGACGTCGAACAGTGCCTGGTGGGTCAGCCCCAGCTTCTCGCCCAGCACGAAGGCCTCGCTCACGGCGATCATGGAGACTCCCAGGATCAGGTTGTTGCAGATCTTGGCTGCCTGGCCTCCGCCGTGTCCGCCGCAGTGGACCACGCGCTTGCCCATCACGTCCAGCACTGGCCGGACAGCCTCGAAGTCCTCCGGCTCGCCTCCCACCATAAAGGTGAGGGTGCCGGCCTCCGCGCCCACCACGCCACCGGAAACCGGAGCGTCCACGGCACGGTGCCCGGCGTCGATGGCAAGAGCGGAAGCCTCACGGGC from Arthrobacter pascens includes:
- the mmsB gene encoding 3-hydroxyisobutyrate dehydrogenase, with protein sequence MSDKTTIAFLGLGHMGGPMAVNLVKAGYNVVGFDVVPVALETAKSHGVPIAANSGDAVSGAGVVLTMFPSGQHVLDAYRGTDGQPGLLAAAAPGTMFLDCSTINVDEAREASALAIDAGHRAVDAPVSGGVVGAEAGTLTFMVGGEPEDFEAVRPVLDVMGKRVVHCGGHGGGQAAKICNNLILGVSMIAVSEAFVLGEKLGLTHQALFDVASAASGQCWALTTNCPVPGPVPTSPANRDYQPGFAGALMAKDLKLALNALQGTGVAARLGPLASEIYDTFAAEGGAGRDFSGIITDIRDKSQPAGTVKRAQQDGSQA
- a CDS encoding enoyl-CoA hydratase, with the translated sequence MTEYANILVERRGRVGLVTLNRPEALNALNKATMEELVAAVSAMDADAAVGAVVITGSSKAFAAGADIKEMAAQGYMDMYAADWFRGWEDFTRLRIPTIAAVSGFALGGGCELAMMCDLLIAGDNAKFGQPEINLGVLPGMGGSQRLTRAVGKAKAMDMILTGRFVGAEEAERSGLVSRVVPAEDVVEEALKVAEVIASKSKPVAMVAKEAVNAAFETGLAQGVLFERRIFHSLFATEDQKEGMAAFMEKREPAFRQR